The genomic region GTTATCAGTATTGCTGGGAGGGTGACAGCCAAAACTGCCATAGAAATGGTCACAGAGGTTTTTGGCGATTGGCCACTACCAAACACAGCAAGACATGTACTTGATTTACCCAAAATTTCTATTGCTCCCAAATCTTGTGTTCAACCCTTAAATACGCAGCAGTCAATAATTATGCTGGGTTATATGGGGAGTTCTATAAATTCTCCCGCATACCCCGTCCTCAAATTGTTATCCACATACCTGGGAAATGGACTTTCTAGCCGTCTGTTTGTAGAATTGCGAGAAAAAAGAGGTTTAGCCTACGAAATCTCAGCTATTTATTCTACTAGACCATATCCAGCATCATTTATAGTGTATATGGGTACTGCACCAGAGAATACTAGCAGAGCAATTAAAGAGTTGGGTCAGGAAGTAGAAAGACTTTCTCAGACTGAACTTTCCCCAGAAGAATTACAAACCGCGAAAAATAAAATTTTAGGACACTACGCCCTGGGGAAACAAACCAATGGACAAATTGCCCACATATATGGGTGGTATGAAATTTTGGGATTAGGCATTGAATTCGACCATGAGTTTCCTCAGCTAATTAATCAGGTCAGTCCTGAATTAGCTATGACCGTAGCCAATAGTTATTTAAAAACACCCTACCTATCTTTGGTTGGCCCTGGGGAAGCGATTACATTAATTGACTAACTACCGCATGAGATAAAATGGTGATGTCAAATTCTTGAGCTAAATCCTTTAGTAAGTTTTACTGGATCAGTTTCTAACCCAATCAATTGTATGCGACATAACTTGAGCAACTCGACTAATTGGATCGCCCACATCAGCAAGGTTCACCACTGGCCATTACTGATTTTAACCCCTTTGGTTGCGATGGGTAGCAACATGTTGTCTATGGCATACAGGCCAATTCCCCAGGTTACTCGTCACCAAGGTATGGAAATTGCCCAGGTAACTGGAGTTGGTAGTATCAACCGTCCCATGCTAAAAATTGGTAGTCAGGGTGAATCAGTATCAGAATTGCAAGCAACACTGGCACTTTTGGGTTTCTATTCAGGACCTGTGGATGGGGTTTATCGAGACTCCACAGCCAAAGCAGTTTCTCAGTTCAAGCAAGTAGTTGGTCTTGCTCCTGATGGTATTGTGGATACCATAACCTGGCAGAAACTTTTCCCCAGTGTGTCAAATATTGGCACCACTACCCCCCGTAATAACCCTGAGAATAGACAACCTACCACAAGAAATGGTGGAGAAGGTAACAGTAACAACAATATAACAGGGAAAACTACTCAGCCTCGACAAGTTGTTACTAAGCCACCCACCCGACCAATCATGGTTTTTAAACCCACTCCTGTTAGTCAGCGAAATCCTAAAATTCAGTATACCCCAGCTGGGTGGCCCATTTTGCGTTTGGGCAATACTGGTGCGGAAGTGACAAAATTACAAAGACTGCTCCGAGCTTTAGGATTTTTCCCTTCCCCTATAGATGGTAAGTTTAGTGTCGCTCTTGAGAGAGCAGTTAAAGCAGCTCAACTCCGTTATGGTTTGACTGCAGATGGTGTAGCAGGTCAACAGACTTGGGAGGTTTTTATCCAACGATTACCTAGACTACCTTGATTTTTGGTGTAGAATTTGGGAAGTTGCGATCGCTCATCATCCTATAACTAGCATGAAACACCTTTTACTAACTTGGATCGGCACAGCATTAGCACTGTTAGTTACATCTAAATTTGTTCCTGGCTTTACGATTACTAGTCCGGTAGCTGCGCTAATCGCGGCGGTCATTATCGCACTTGTCAATGCTATTGTTCGTCCAATTTTGAATATTCTGGCATTCCCAGTTACTTTTCTCACTTTTGGATTATTCAGTTTTGTTATTAATGCTTTATGTCTTTTGTTAGCTAGTAAGATAGCTGCTACTTCTGGTTTTCGGATTGATGGTTTTGTGCCTGCTCTTGTAGGGTCTATTGTTTTGTCAATTGCTTCCACACTAATTAACTACTTTATGCGATTAATCGTTTAGTCTTGGGGAGCAGGAGAGAATTTCAAGCTCTTGTAGCAACAGCTATGGTAATAGCTCCTTGGTCTGGTAAACGGAAAATTTCTTTGGGAACTAACAACTTGGCTCTGGAATTGTTTTGAGCAGCACAAAGAAGAGCTGCTGCTTCTGCTATGCTTGGTGTTCCCATAATTTTGGTAATTATTTCACTGGGATTGGGAACACTGATACTTGATAGGGTGGTTGAGCTAAAGGTTTGTAATCTGAAATTGTTTTTTAAGCAAAATTCGACTAGTCCCAGCTCTGACGCTTTACTTTCAATAGTGGCTATCCGGTCTATAGTCCGAGGATCTATCCTGTACTTTTGGCACACTTTGTTGAGTCCCAGCTCAATCAACAGACAGGAAACCCCCTTTTGACAACCAATACCTACCCAGACCTGCTGCAATATAAAACCTTAATTATTTTTACATAATCGCCCAAATACCTTATGAAATAAGGAAATATCAAACTTGGTGAGGATAAAATTCAGCACAATGTCTGTTTTGTGACATCAAAACTGATAAAACCAATACGGTCACTCCAGCACAAGACTTGTATAGTAAATATATATAGCACAGTAGGGAACATCAGGGCGAAAACACTACAAAGGTAAATTAAGTCTTCAGGTTTACCAGTAAATGGGTTTGGAACTCTTTCCTTGCTGGGGGTGCTGTGGTTAGCAAGAGTGAAGCGGTGTAACTATGACTTGTTTTAAAAACTAGAATCTCCGCTCCTCCAGTTTAGAGAGTGTTTACTATTTTTCTACCCTTGTGGGCTTTTTCGTCTTGATGTTTCATCTTCCTATATTCCCACCGTAACCAGTTCTCAACACTTGCGGTGGGATTTTATTATTTAGGGGTTTGGTCAAAAAGTTTTTCTGTGGACTGAATATTGCTCCTATGTTCTGTTGGGGGATGCACATTTCGTTCCATAAATTTGTCCTATAGAATAGTCTTTTTGTCAAGTGTTTGGAGGCGATATATGAGATAGTAATATGAGATATGAGTAATTGATAAGCTGAGGTAATACCATTTTTATAACTTCTTTGTTATTTTGTATTTAGCGGGACAGTTATTCGACATAAGGTGAGTTTGAATGGCAATTAGTTAGGGGGTTTTACTGCTAAGCTGTTATCCGGGATATTGTGGCTAAATTAAAATTTTAACCATCTTATCTAGAATGACCAGAGCAGCATTACATAACAATATTCCCTAAGGATTTCCATGGTAATAAACCAAATAAATCTTGTTAGTTCCAGGAGAAGAGGATATAAAACTATGACCACGACAGATACCCAATCTATAATTTTTGCCACCTTGGTTGACCATAGACTAAATGGTAAAAAATCAAGACATAAATTGGATTTACTTAAGCCCATACGTCAATGGCTAGATGACATAGAAATTAAAAATTCTCAAGTTGCACGTTTGATAGCTAAATTGATTCCTGCCCAATGTCCTTTTGAGCGAGACATTACATTGTTTAATCGCAAAATCGGTCACATTCCACCTCTGTGTAAACTCAATCCGCTGTATGATCAATTTGTGGGGTTGCGGTTTCGCGCTTTGTGTTACTTGGCTGATGAATGTGGGGAAGATATTGGGTTTTACTGCTAAACTAAATATGAGGAAGGGAAATAGGTAAATCAATTAATGCTGTTACATCTAAGCACATGGCTAGAAGTTGAAAAATATCTAGAAAGTTCCTCGGGGATTATTATTCCTATTGGTTCTACAGAGCAACATGGACCAACGGGTTTAATTGGCACTGACGCAGTATGCGCCGAGTTCATATCCCATGGTGTGGGGGAAGCAACACAAGCTATGGTGGGACCTACCATTAATATTGGTATGGCATTACATCATACTGCTTTTCCCGGTACTATCAGTTTACGACCTAGCACACTAATTTTAGTAGTCAAGGATTATCTAACTAGTTTAGCAAAAGCAGGTTTTAGCAAGTTTTATTTTATTAATGGACATGGCGGCAATATTGCCACTTTAAAAGCAGCTTTTTCCGAAACCTATGCTTATTTGGAAGATATGCAAACAAAAAACTTCCAGAAAGTGCAGTGTCAACTGGGTAATTGGTTTATGTGTAGTTCCGTATGCAAGTTGGCAAAAGAGTTGTATGGAGATAAAGAGGGTTCCCATGCTACTCCCAGTGAGGTAGCACTAACCCAATATATTTATCCCCAAGCAATTAAACAGTCTTTTCTTGCACCGGATGTTGCAGGTGGTCACAGAATTTACGGACCTAGGGATTTTCGTTTACGTTATCCCGATGGCCGTATGGGTTCCCATCCCCACTTAGCTACTCCTGAACATGGCAAGCAGTTTTATCATTTGGCCGTGGAGGAGTTAAGTGCATCATATTCCAAGTTCCTTGACCAAGATTAATTCACCTCATTAAGTCTTGATTAGGCCTGGGCATTGCCCTCTGCTCGTGCAGCTTGTTTGACAGCAGCAGCAACAGCACTAGCAACCCGGTTATCAAACACAGAGGGAATAATATATTCTCGGTTTAAATCTGAGGTATTCACTAAAGAGGCGATCGCCTTAGCAGCTTCTAAGCACATGTTACTAGTAATAACTCTAGAACGACAGTCTAAAGCCCCGCGAAATACTCCAGGAAAGGCGAGAACATTATTAATTTGATTGGGATAATCACTGCGTCCTGTGGCCATGACCGCAACGTTTTTAGGCGCTAATTCCGGTTGAATTTCCGGTATAGGATTAGCCATAGCGAAAACGATAGCATCTTTGGTCATAGACTTGACCATTTCCGGTGTTAAAACGCCAGGTTTACTCAAACCAATAAACACGTCTGCACCCTGGGTAGCGCCAACTAGGGTTCCTTGAGCTTTAACTGCGAATTCCAGTTTTTCTGGGTTTAAGTCCGTACGATTAGTAGATATGATTCCCTGAGAGTCACACATCCAGATTTGTTCTGCACCAGCTTTGCGCAGTAAGCGGGCCACGGCTATTCCTGCAGCGCCAGCACCATTAATCACGATTCGAATTTGATTAATAGACTTATTAACTAATTTTAGAGCATTTAGTAAAGCAGCTAAAGTTACAATAGCAGTACCGTTTTGGTCATCATGAAAAATAGGAATGTCTAATTCCGATTGCAGTCTCCGTTCAATTTCAAAACATCGAGGTGCGGCGATATCCTCCAAATTAACACCGCCAAATACGGGAGCAATATTTTTAACCGCTCTAATAATTTCCTCAGTATCTTGGGTGTCTAAACAAATAGGAAAAGCATCTATACTAGCAAACTCCTTGAATAACATTGCTTTACCCTCCATTACTGGTAAAGCAGCTTGAGGACCGAGATTACCCAACCCTAGGACTGCACTACCATCGGTGACAATAGCAACAGTATTTTGTTTAATAGTCAAACGGTAAACTTCCTCAGGTTTTTGAGCGATCGCCTGACAAATTCTCCCCACCCCTGGAGTGTAGGCCATAGCCAAGTCAGAAACAGTTTTGAGGGGGATTCTACTAGCAATACTGATTTTTCCACCTTCATGTAAATTAAAAGTTCGGTCATAGACATTAATTATCTGGATATCTGCCAGTTCTTTGATCGAATTGACAATCGTTTCACCATGTTCACCACTTGCTGCATCTACAGTAATATCACGTATGGAGTCATGTCTAGTTTGTTCAATTAAATCTATTTGTCCAATATTACCGCCAGTCAGGGCGATCGCCTGGGTAACAGATGCTAACATTCCCACCCGGTTGGGAATTTTGAGACGTAGGGTTACACTGAAACTGGAATTAGGGGTCAGGTTTGTCATGGTATTGCCAGAGGTTTCCAAGTTGAGACTTTAGATTTGATTTTGACATATATTTAGCTGTGTATTCTGGGATTTGGGTGCAAGGTCTGTAGAATTTCGCTTTCTATTGTCCCCAACTCGTCTAGTCTTTTTATCACCTCCTCTCTGTTAAAATATGTATCTGCTAGTATCCAATAAGTACCAAAGTGCCTGGCTTCTGAATCCATTAAGTCCCGATAGAATTTAGCCAGTTCTGGTTCTGGACAGTTAGCTGCTAATAAACCCAATCTCTCATGACTGCGAGCTTCTATTAAACCTGTTACTAGTAAATTGTCTAAAAAATGCTCTGGCTCTTTTCTTCTCACTTCCGCTTTTAATCTTGCTCCGTATGGTGGTGGTGACAGGGGAGCTAGAGGAATATTCTTCCGTTCTAACCATTGGTTAACTAGTTCAAAATGTTCTATTTCTTCTTTTGCTATCCGCGTTAGTTCCTTTACTAGCTTAGCTAGGGAAGGATAACGAAACATAAAATTCAAGGCTACTCCTGCTGCTTTACGTTCACAGTGGGAATGATCAAGTAGAATCACGTCTAAATTAGAGATGGACTGTTCTACCCAAGCACTAGTAGTAGGTTGTTTGAGTGCATTAATAACTGGCAATGGTGAACTTAACACTGTTGTTAATTAGTATTATAGTGTGTATGTGATTAGAACAGGGATAACGGTTTTAGTAGCCTCTAATTTTGTCGATTTACCAGAGTTGCACTGGCCTGATCTACTGGCATTAATATCACCTGGTTAATATTAACATGAGCAGGTCTAGTGGCACAGAAAAATATTACATCTGCTACATCTTGAGCAGTTAGTGGTTTTATTCCTTCATAAACTTTCTTGGCTCTTTCCCGATCTCCATGAAATCGCACCTGACTAAATTCCGTTTCCACCATCCCAGGATCAATTGAGGTTACCTTTATAGGAGTTCCTAATAAATCCAATTTTAGACCCTCAGAAATAGCTTTTACTGCTGCTTTACTTCCACAATAAACATTCCCTCCAGGATAGGTTTGATGACCAGCGATAGAACCAATATTTATAATATGACCACTACCCCGGTCTACCATACCCGGTAAGACATAACGGGTTAAGTATAGTAACCCCTTGATATTAGTATCAATCATTTCTTCCCAATCTTCAATATCACCTAAATGTAACTTATCCAATCCCCTACTTAACCCAGCATTATTAATCAAAATATCAACTTCTGACCATGGTGAAGGTAAGCTACCAATTGCCAGTTTCACCGCTGCTCTGTCTCTCACATCTAATTGCAGCAAATGGGTTTCTGTTTTATATAATTCATATAGCTGCTGTGCTTGACATTCTAGATTTTCCAGTCTTCTTGCAGCTAAAATTAGTCTGTAATTTTCTCGCCCAAACACTGTAGCACAAGCAGCACCTATACCACTACTTGCACCTGTAATTAATATGGTTTTGTCCCTAATTTTGGTCATATTTAGTCATATTGTAGAATTTAAATTACA from Cylindrospermopsis curvispora GIHE-G1 harbors:
- a CDS encoding M16 family metallopeptidase, translating into MQNRNNIDDCKFSIHRTTLANGIVLLIAENPTADIIAAKIFVRAGSCYENPEKAGLANLLSAVMTKGCDGFSSLEIAEKVESVGANLSIDASTDYFLLSLKTVSADFAEILALSGLLLKSPTFPEKQIELEKRLAIQDVRSQKEQPFNLAFQEIREAMYQNHPYARSVLGTEASIHSINYKDLVEFHQNHFRPDNIVISIAGRVTAKTAIEMVTEVFGDWPLPNTARHVLDLPKISIAPKSCVQPLNTQQSIIMLGYMGSSINSPAYPVLKLLSTYLGNGLSSRLFVELREKRGLAYEISAIYSTRPYPASFIVYMGTAPENTSRAIKELGQEVERLSQTELSPEELQTAKNKILGHYALGKQTNGQIAHIYGWYEILGLGIEFDHEFPQLINQVSPELAMTVANSYLKTPYLSLVGPGEAITLID
- a CDS encoding Mo-dependent nitrogenase C-terminal domain-containing protein yields the protein MTTTDTQSIIFATLVDHRLNGKKSRHKLDLLKPIRQWLDDIEIKNSQVARLIAKLIPAQCPFERDITLFNRKIGHIPPLCKLNPLYDQFVGLRFRALCYLADECGEDIGFYC
- a CDS encoding creatininase family protein; the encoded protein is MLLHLSTWLEVEKYLESSSGIIIPIGSTEQHGPTGLIGTDAVCAEFISHGVGEATQAMVGPTINIGMALHHTAFPGTISLRPSTLILVVKDYLTSLAKAGFSKFYFINGHGGNIATLKAAFSETYAYLEDMQTKNFQKVQCQLGNWFMCSSVCKLAKELYGDKEGSHATPSEVALTQYIYPQAIKQSFLAPDVAGGHRIYGPRDFRLRYPDGRMGSHPHLATPEHGKQFYHLAVEELSASYSKFLDQD
- a CDS encoding malic enzyme-like NAD(P)-binding protein; this translates as MTNLTPNSSFSVTLRLKIPNRVGMLASVTQAIALTGGNIGQIDLIEQTRHDSIRDITVDAASGEHGETIVNSIKELADIQIINVYDRTFNLHEGGKISIASRIPLKTVSDLAMAYTPGVGRICQAIAQKPEEVYRLTIKQNTVAIVTDGSAVLGLGNLGPQAALPVMEGKAMLFKEFASIDAFPICLDTQDTEEIIRAVKNIAPVFGGVNLEDIAAPRCFEIERRLQSELDIPIFHDDQNGTAIVTLAALLNALKLVNKSINQIRIVINGAGAAGIAVARLLRKAGAEQIWMCDSQGIISTNRTDLNPEKLEFAVKAQGTLVGATQGADVFIGLSKPGVLTPEMVKSMTKDAIVFAMANPIPEIQPELAPKNVAVMATGRSDYPNQINNVLAFPGVFRGALDCRSRVITSNMCLEAAKAIASLVNTSDLNREYIIPSVFDNRVASAVAAAVKQAARAEGNAQA
- a CDS encoding SDR family oxidoreductase, which encodes MTKIRDKTILITGASSGIGAACATVFGRENYRLILAARRLENLECQAQQLYELYKTETHLLQLDVRDRAAVKLAIGSLPSPWSEVDILINNAGLSRGLDKLHLGDIEDWEEMIDTNIKGLLYLTRYVLPGMVDRGSGHIINIGSIAGHQTYPGGNVYCGSKAAVKAISEGLKLDLLGTPIKVTSIDPGMVETEFSQVRFHGDRERAKKVYEGIKPLTAQDVADVIFFCATRPAHVNINQVILMPVDQASATLVNRQN
- the miaE gene encoding tRNA-(ms[2]io[6]A)-hydroxylase; protein product: MLSSPLPVINALKQPTTSAWVEQSISNLDVILLDHSHCERKAAGVALNFMFRYPSLAKLVKELTRIAKEEIEHFELVNQWLERKNIPLAPLSPPPYGARLKAEVRRKEPEHFLDNLLVTGLIEARSHERLGLLAANCPEPELAKFYRDLMDSEARHFGTYWILADTYFNREEVIKRLDELGTIESEILQTLHPNPRIHS
- a CDS encoding cobalamin biosynthesis protein; this encodes MQQVWVGIGCQKGVSCLLIELGLNKVCQKYRIDPRTIDRIATIESKASELGLVEFCLKNNFRLQTFSSTTLSSISVPNPSEIITKIMGTPSIAEAAALLCAAQNNSRAKLLVPKEIFRLPDQGAITIAVATRA
- a CDS encoding peptidoglycan-binding domain-containing protein — its product is MLSMAYRPIPQVTRHQGMEIAQVTGVGSINRPMLKIGSQGESVSELQATLALLGFYSGPVDGVYRDSTAKAVSQFKQVVGLAPDGIVDTITWQKLFPSVSNIGTTTPRNNPENRQPTTRNGGEGNSNNNITGKTTQPRQVVTKPPTRPIMVFKPTPVSQRNPKIQYTPAGWPILRLGNTGAEVTKLQRLLRALGFFPSPIDGKFSVALERAVKAAQLRYGLTADGVAGQQTWEVFIQRLPRLP
- a CDS encoding phage holin family protein, with amino-acid sequence MKHLLLTWIGTALALLVTSKFVPGFTITSPVAALIAAVIIALVNAIVRPILNILAFPVTFLTFGLFSFVINALCLLLASKIAATSGFRIDGFVPALVGSIVLSIASTLINYFMRLIV